GAAAATAGGGACTGCGGGGAGGGAAGTTTGAAGCAAATGGAAGGGCTGAACATTTACGGCGGTGGAGATAATGGTGGGTTGGTGATGAGGAAGAGAGTGATGGTTTTAGTGGATCAAACTTCTCACTCCAAGCATGCAATGATGTGGGCTCTTACTCATGTAACCAACAAGGGTGATTTACTCACACTTCTTCATGTCATACTTCCTTCCGATCACCATGACTCTTCTTCTAATTATTCTCCTTGCCTCGCTAACTCCCTTGGCTCTCTCTGCAAGGCCTGCAAATCTGAGGTATGCAAAATCTTTGTTTATTCATGTCAGAGTTTCTTGGTTAATCAAGATAGTAAGCacttttcttgaattttttgtgCTTTTGTTTGATAGATCCAACATTATAATTAGAGAGGTCCATTTGGGTTACTCTTTTTGCCTTGGAGTCTTACTAATATTCTTCCACGGGAGAAGAGCAAACATGTTCACCCGCCACATTAGTTTGTTCAGccttatctttttctttctaggATCCAGGATAGGAATCTGGGATTTCTTTTTCAGTcgcttttatctctttttatttcttctttttttcattctaCATTTGGTTTTCCATGAAAAAGAGCGATAGCATGCATTTCTGTCTCTTTGTTTAAAGTGGTGTTGTGTTTTCTCTACCTTTGGGGGCAAATATACAGGTGGAAATTGAAGCACTGGTGATCCAGGGACCAAAACTGGCCACAGTGATAAACCAAGTTAAAAAGCTAGAGGTATCTGTGCTAGTACTGGGTCAAAAGAAGCCTTCTCCACTCATTAACTGGTGGGTGTAAACCTAACTAAAGTGACCCACTTCCTACTTGCTTTGATCTATAATTCTTTATGATCTTAATCTCTGATTTAGATCCATCTGACGGTGGTGGGTTTGTTTTGTAGCTTCTGTGGCACGAGCAGAACTGAGGAGTTTGTGGAGCAGTGCATAAAAAATGCTGAGTGCTTGACTGTTGGTGTGAGGAAGCAAAGCAAAGGGATGGGTGGATACCTTATCAGCACTAGATGGCAGAAGAATTTCTGGCTGCTGGCCTAAACTCGTCAAGGCTCTACTGGATaatgtattaaattataaatcctGAGTCTTAAAATATTAGGCCTATATATCAACTAAGCATATGGGAGTCTGTAATAATAATAGAACATCTAATCCAATATTAATATCTGAATCTACTTTCAACTTTGGCTGTTCTCTCTTGAAAATGTTAGAACGAAAACTGATTGACAGCAATGATATGTTTGCGTGGAGGTGCTGGCCTTTTTGCTTGATTTTGGGGTTACTATGTGGGGAATTTTCTGTCCCAATAGGCCTAAGGACTTATTCCTGCCGGTACGGTGTAATCTCAAATTGATACTTGCccatatttttaaactaaagtaGTATTTATgggataatttttattaaaatttttaattaaggttaaatataaaattattattttgatgataatattaaaaaaaattttaattttaaaaattcatcatttttcttttaaaagttgGGGgtgtttttttctttggtgagttccataaaactttataattcaTTTTTGACTCTAGATTCGTatagattgaataaatttagatgatcTAGATGATAAAGATATCGACAGTTGATGCTTTGATTGTCCAAACTAAGCATTGGTTAGAAAAATCTTTCCCTAGCTAATGCCTAGTTGGACGATGAAAGCATTGCTAGATGAAGGTGAACGATGTTTTTGTTGTTTAGATTGTCTagattcttttattcttttaacttATACAAAGGCAATGGTTAAAGATGGGTAAAAGAATTTTATGGATGTCATCGATTGTCAAAGATATCgtcaaagaaaaatgaaaagaaaattttatattttaagataaataaaaagatttttaaaatttaaaaatataaatataataaatcttatatatatttaatatattttaaaaataataattttattgttacccatatattaaaattttgagggtTATCATGTATCATTACGGGGTTACAATATACAGCTtgcgtgggaataagtcttttggccgtcCCTATATGCCATGGAGCCGTGTGCATCGGTTATGTGTCTGGTCTCGGATTAACAAGTAACCGGGTTTTGTACTtttatctgaaaaaaaaaaaaaaaaggcccaAAATGCTTATACAATGAAtataaaatgttgttttactcaatcaaaatttaatcagaTTGCACAAAATTCTCCTagtatattataattaacataaattattcgCTCTTCGAGATtttatgggatattaattaaaatcgataaaaaattttgtgtataaatatttttaggtaaatatataatagttttacttttataagcaaatttttttgtaactccaaaaataccgtCTGACTTATTACGTCATTTTCAATCATTCCGTGTGTGAAATATCAAGGGTCGTACAAGATACGTGAGTGCGTGAATGTGTGCGGGTGCCTACAGAGTGCGTGGGTGCATAGGGAGTACGTACAGAGTGTATAAGTGCGTGCGGGATGCATGAGTACGTGCGAAGTGCGTGAGTATGTGCAGGGTGCGTATgcaccctcatatatatatataacaaaacagAGTGCGAGGGTGCACGCACTCTCGcactgttttttttatttatatatattattaaataatataatatatatttaaatattattatttatatatattatattaaatattataggtatattatatattatattaaataatgatgCCTATAATTTTACTCCGTACACACCGCGCACTCCGCACCCACTTAAGCATTCATTCATGCGCCTACGCACCCTGTATGACACCTACAGAGCtaggagggtatttttgaaattacaaataaatttacttataaaagtaaaatgactgtacgtttgcctaaaaaggtttaagcagataaaattttacatattttaattaatatctcatattttatagtagaaatttttttatattactacAAGGAGAAATTTTCGGTACTAACTTTTACCTCAAAGTGATTATTGTGAtcaaaaccattataataataataataataattttattattatatattaaaattaataaaatttattaatattataagtatgattattatttaattaataatattaaaaataatttattttatttgtctactttagttttaacaattaataattttctcattctaaattttgaaaacttactttttttttgttaagattttatttctttcatcctTTCTCCGATTGGCAACCCATCTTATTTTTTTGCCTACACTCCCTCTTGCCTCTCAAAGACAGGCAAATCAAAGATGGCTCAATGGAATCGATCGAAGACAAgcggatatttagatttttaaaatttaaaaatttgacaataagGTAAAtcttggatgagaataagtcctttgccCCAGGAATATGGAGTAAATAAAAGGAGCAATGTTATATTTACCCCTTTTTAATGcacaaatgtgtacatatacggatatttcattatatgattttatgttattttattatttaataaaataatatatacttattttagatacataaataaatacatattttatgtgtattatcatatgatggATTGATTacgaattaaaaataaaataatacaaaatcatctaatgacatatataaatatgtatatatttatatatataatagatacgtataatattattttttattattaatttaaaattacataattattttataacacattaatatatatacacatttatataaaaaaagaaggtgtaaatatagttttattgaaataaaaggaTTCAcacataattttgaattatgattggGGGAACACAGTGTTTTTGTCTCGGAATATCTTCTTCCAAATTTAACAATCCACCCGCCTAATTTCAACGAACCCTCGTAAATTAAACCACAACAACTGCCACTTTTCACCACCCTAACAGCAACCCAAACCGAAACATCTTAAACCAGCCGTCCTACCGTCCCAGAGGAAGAGAAGGATCTTCGAAAAGGTCCCTAATTCGCGAGACCTTTCAATAATATGCTCTAATACCACTACACCTGTAGACTCGTATAGCCTTTCACCGTTTCTTTTATCCAATTCAACaactttcatcatttttttaatttcagatcCAGGGAGATATAGCTTAAAAAACTATTCTCGGGGTCTCTAATTCAACAAAACGGAATTCAGGGGTTCCCGCTTGATGAATGCGACGTCGTGAAGTAGCTGAGTCTTCGACGTCGACATTGGAGAGCGGTGACGTGGCGAGTTGTAAAAAAAAGTCGTTTCGATATTGAAGTTGCAGTTCTAGGTTTTTGAATCTTCcgtcttattatattttttattttatttcttgtaatttttaaattttcttcttttaaaattttttaaacgaGGGAAAAGTCGGATGTATTTTCGCTCCGTTATTTAGCTAACGTCTGTCAGGGTAAATGAGGATTTTTAAAGTAAACTATTAATGTGTCCTCCTCTAGTGAACCAAAAGTATTGATTTTAACCCTTAATTTGATTTCACTTTTTGAGCGAAGCATGGAGGATCACAAGTCAAATGAGCTGCTGATACTATACGCCTCGCAAACCGGCAACGCATTGGACGCCGCCGAACGTGTTGGCCGTGAAGCCGAGCGCAGGGGTTGCTCCGTTGTTATTCGTTCCATGGACGACTTTGATGCTGTAagtctcaatttaaattttagatttctcGGATTCGTTgagaaaattttaggaaaaggtgatttatcttttctcttttgtttctagAATTTTAGTAACTAAAgtgtttttgtattttgttaCATAAACTTTCACTTCGTTTCATTGGATTTAGCTACAGCAAAGCCTGTCCATTGTATATTGTACTAGACAGCTTATTGAATTAGGTTTTCATCTTACCGTCTTTTGAGCTAATCACTCTGCTTGCAACAATATGTTCGAAATTTTCCATCCGGTCACAAAAGAACTATGATACTGAGATAGTGATACGAGCTAAACCTTAAGAATTTACTGGAACCAATA
This is a stretch of genomic DNA from Mangifera indica cultivar Alphonso chromosome 11, CATAS_Mindica_2.1, whole genome shotgun sequence. It encodes these proteins:
- the LOC123229218 gene encoding uncharacterized protein LOC123229218 is translated as MSTSVSSLRRLSGKEDSRSSSWRWGIGGGGGGSNNYCGENRDCGEGSLKQMEGLNIYGGGDNGGLVMRKRVMVLVDQTSHSKHAMMWALTHVTNKGDLLTLLHVILPSDHHDSSSNYSPCLANSLGSLCKACKSEVEIEALVIQGPKLATVINQVKKLEVSVLVLGQKKPSPLINCFCGTSRTEEFVEQCIKNAECLTVGVRKQSKGMGGYLISTRWQKNFWLLA